In Janibacter alkaliphilus, the following proteins share a genomic window:
- a CDS encoding alpha/beta fold hydrolase — protein sequence MRSTIAHDRLQGPGEPVVLIHGIGHRREAWGEVPRLLHERGHDVVVVDLPGFGRSPAPERPDGWSMRSTAEQLERLFRDLGIRRPHVVGNSLGGYLALLLASRGTVRTATALSPAGFFPPHHLVLVTGPQLLFMKIGSHLPTALHRWLNGTPARRKLVMGALYRYPEKITTEDAVGDTLNLRRSPGFWPHFVRAIPLRFRGRPRVPMTIAWGDHDRLLLPSEAETARKRLPGVTHVPLVDSGHCPQIDHPELIVEVAEETFARDETSVGGTSPAAPAAGTSGQSTPSTPTPTTETAG from the coding sequence ATGAGGAGCACCATCGCGCACGACCGTCTGCAGGGGCCCGGTGAGCCGGTCGTCCTGATCCACGGCATCGGCCACCGCCGCGAGGCCTGGGGCGAGGTCCCCCGCCTGCTGCACGAACGGGGCCACGACGTCGTCGTCGTCGACCTCCCCGGCTTCGGCCGCAGCCCCGCCCCGGAGCGTCCGGACGGGTGGTCGATGCGCAGCACCGCCGAGCAGCTCGAGCGCCTCTTCCGCGACCTCGGCATCCGCCGCCCGCACGTCGTCGGCAACTCGCTCGGCGGCTACCTCGCCCTGCTGCTGGCCTCCCGCGGCACCGTGCGCACCGCCACCGCGCTCTCCCCGGCCGGCTTCTTCCCGCCGCACCACCTCGTGCTCGTCACCGGGCCGCAGCTGCTCTTCATGAAGATCGGCAGCCACCTGCCGACCGCGCTGCACCGCTGGCTCAACGGCACCCCCGCCCGCCGCAAGCTCGTCATGGGCGCCCTCTACCGCTACCCGGAGAAGATCACCACCGAGGACGCGGTCGGCGACACCCTCAACCTGCGCCGCTCCCCGGGCTTCTGGCCGCACTTCGTGCGCGCCATCCCGCTTCGCTTCCGCGGCCGGCCCCGCGTGCCCATGACGATCGCCTGGGGCGACCACGACCGGCTGCTGCTGCCGAGCGAGGCGGAGACCGCCCGCAAGCGCCTGCCCGGGGTCACCCACGTCCCGCTCGTGGACAGCGGGCACTGCCCGCAGATCGACCACCCCGAGCTCATCGTCGAGGTGGCCGAGGAGACCTTCGCCCGCGACGAGACCTCGGTCGGCGGCACGAGCCCGGCTGCGCCCGCCGCCGGGACGTCCGGCCAGAGCACCCCGAGCACGCCCACCCCGACCACCGAGACGGCAGGCTGA
- a CDS encoding flavin-containing monooxygenase, with protein sequence MTQTTPSTTGSAQGAAHLPEHVDVLVVGAGLSGIGAAVRILEHNPGIELALLEGREATGGTWDLFRYPGVRSDSDMYTLSFPFRPWTGEQAIADGASILDYLRETSRQYGIDRRTHHGCQVVAASWSTPEQRWTVEIETTGDDGPVRRQVTTSYLHLGSGYYDYDAPHDAGFAGREDFRGDIVHPQFWPEDLQTDGKRVVVIGSGATAVSLVPALAETTEQVTMLQRTPSYVFAVPERDAMVQGLRRVLPAKVVHTIARAKNLIMQGFLYQLSRVRPAAAKQIVMGDLRRRLPQETIDEHFTPPYDVWDQRLCAVRSGDLFEVIRSGAVEMATGHIDRFVPEGVRLTDGRVIEADVVVTATGLRLKALGGIDFDVDGEHTPLATTFAYRGLMVGGVPNVSMTVGYVNASWTLRADLVSTYVARLVRHMRDNGYGVAMPVAPEGMTAKPILDLSAGYVQRAIGAFPKAGDRAPWTMPQSYVRDVRIFRAADVTEDMFFLPEGADGVRLPATAHAPAELALPGSSSNVDGSAGDLAEQVPA encoded by the coding sequence ATGACCCAGACCACCCCTTCGACCACCGGATCCGCCCAGGGCGCCGCGCACCTGCCCGAGCACGTCGACGTGCTCGTCGTCGGCGCCGGCCTGTCCGGCATCGGTGCCGCGGTCCGCATCCTCGAGCACAACCCGGGCATCGAGCTCGCCCTCCTCGAGGGTCGCGAGGCCACCGGCGGCACCTGGGACCTCTTCCGCTACCCGGGCGTGCGCTCCGACTCGGACATGTACACCCTCTCCTTCCCCTTCCGCCCGTGGACCGGGGAGCAGGCGATCGCCGACGGGGCCTCGATCCTCGACTACCTCCGGGAGACCTCCCGGCAGTACGGGATCGACCGCCGCACCCACCACGGCTGCCAGGTGGTCGCCGCCTCTTGGTCCACCCCGGAGCAGCGCTGGACCGTCGAGATCGAGACGACCGGCGACGACGGCCCGGTCCGTCGGCAGGTGACCACGAGCTACCTGCACCTGGGCAGCGGCTACTACGACTACGACGCGCCGCACGACGCGGGCTTCGCCGGGCGCGAGGACTTCCGCGGCGACATCGTGCACCCGCAGTTCTGGCCGGAGGATCTGCAGACCGACGGCAAGCGGGTCGTCGTCATCGGCTCCGGCGCGACCGCGGTCAGCCTCGTCCCGGCGCTGGCCGAGACCACCGAGCAGGTGACGATGCTGCAGCGCACCCCGAGCTACGTCTTCGCGGTCCCGGAGCGCGACGCGATGGTCCAGGGCCTGCGCCGGGTGCTGCCGGCGAAGGTCGTGCACACCATCGCCCGCGCGAAGAACCTCATCATGCAGGGCTTCCTCTACCAGCTCTCCCGGGTGCGCCCGGCCGCCGCCAAGCAGATCGTCATGGGCGACCTGCGTCGCCGGCTGCCGCAGGAGACCATCGACGAGCACTTCACCCCGCCGTACGACGTGTGGGACCAGCGCCTGTGCGCCGTGCGCAGCGGCGACCTCTTCGAGGTCATCCGCAGCGGGGCCGTCGAGATGGCCACCGGGCACATCGACCGCTTCGTCCCCGAAGGGGTCCGACTCACCGACGGCCGGGTGATCGAGGCCGACGTCGTCGTCACCGCGACCGGGCTGCGGCTCAAGGCGCTCGGCGGCATCGACTTCGACGTCGACGGCGAGCACACCCCGCTGGCCACGACCTTCGCCTACCGCGGGCTGATGGTCGGCGGCGTCCCGAACGTGTCGATGACCGTCGGCTACGTCAACGCCTCGTGGACGCTGCGGGCCGACCTGGTGAGCACCTACGTCGCGCGGCTGGTGCGGCACATGCGCGACAACGGCTACGGGGTGGCGATGCCGGTGGCGCCGGAGGGGATGACCGCCAAGCCGATCCTCGACCTGTCCGCGGGGTACGTGCAGCGGGCCATCGGTGCCTTCCCGAAGGCGGGTGACCGTGCCCCGTGGACGATGCCGCAGAGCTACGTGCGGGACGTGCGGATCTTCCGCGCGGCGGACGTCACCGAGGACATGTTCTTCCTCCCCGAGGGCGCCGACGGGGTCCGCCTGCCGGCCACCGCGCACGCCCCGGCGGAGCTGGCGCTGCCCGGCAGCTCGAGCAACGTGGACGGCTCGGCCGGCGACCTCGCCGAGCAGGTCCCTGCGTGA
- a CDS encoding CHRD domain-containing protein has product MRTIARRTLSATALMAGAGLALTPGASASTVDEGVMTADLTQLNDSGASGTAWVWAEGDEVKVKIETQGLLADSPHAQHLHVGGDSECPPADEEGEGPNGELRTSDAAEYYGDIVASLTTEGDFSPDSGLAVDRFPVGDSYTYERTITDADVAQGIRDGEAVIVVHGVDHNGNGSYDGPASDLDPELPGEATNPAMCGEVTDQMGAMPEGGVDTGMGGTQDGSDGMVAAAGATAVLAGAGGLMMLGRRRATQASR; this is encoded by the coding sequence ATGCGCACGATCGCACGCCGCACGCTCTCCGCCACCGCACTCATGGCTGGCGCCGGACTGGCCCTCACCCCGGGGGCTTCGGCCTCGACGGTGGACGAGGGTGTCATGACCGCCGACCTCACCCAGCTCAACGACTCCGGCGCCTCGGGCACCGCGTGGGTCTGGGCAGAGGGCGACGAGGTCAAGGTCAAGATCGAGACCCAGGGGCTGCTCGCCGACTCGCCGCACGCCCAGCACCTGCACGTCGGTGGCGACAGCGAGTGCCCGCCGGCCGACGAGGAGGGCGAGGGCCCCAACGGTGAGCTCCGCACCAGCGACGCCGCCGAGTACTACGGGGACATCGTCGCCAGCCTCACCACCGAGGGCGACTTCTCGCCGGACAGCGGGCTGGCCGTCGATCGCTTCCCGGTGGGTGACAGCTACACCTACGAGCGCACCATCACCGACGCCGACGTCGCTCAGGGGATCCGCGACGGCGAGGCGGTCATCGTCGTGCACGGCGTGGACCACAACGGGAACGGCAGCTACGACGGGCCTGCCTCGGACCTCGACCCGGAGCTGCCCGGCGAGGCCACCAACCCGGCCATGTGCGGCGAGGTCACCGACCAGATGGGCGCGATGCCCGAGGGCGGCGTCGACACCGGCATGGGCGGCACCCAGGACGGGAGCGACGGCATGGTCGCCGCTGCCGGCGCCACCGCGGTCCTGGCCGGGGCCGGCGGCCTGATGATGCTCGGCCGTCGCCGCGCCACCCAGGCGAGCCGCTGA
- a CDS encoding class F sortase produces the protein MSTPTGRGRRTIALAAACVAALVLGAVALTLGLRGGDPPPEAGASASSERSASTSDMSPGTSAGEEQDGPGAEQPTRADTPPPSAEVSSGPASTVVLPRSRPTRLEVPGIGVDQRVFDVGQQANGELEVPEGDQVDDVGWYRQSPTPGQLGPAVLLGHVDGESGPSVFYRLGELTDGDEVTVRREDGRDATFEVYDVQRYPKDEFPTEAVYGNTEEPELRLITCSGDFDSETGHYLDNTVVSARLVG, from the coding sequence ATGAGCACACCGACGGGCCGCGGCCGGCGCACCATCGCGCTGGCCGCGGCCTGCGTCGCCGCGCTGGTGCTCGGCGCGGTCGCCCTCACCCTGGGCCTGCGTGGCGGGGACCCGCCACCGGAGGCTGGGGCGTCTGCGAGCTCCGAACGCTCGGCAAGCACCTCAGATATGAGCCCGGGCACGAGTGCCGGGGAGGAGCAGGATGGCCCGGGCGCCGAGCAGCCGACCCGCGCCGACACTCCGCCGCCCTCCGCCGAGGTGTCCTCGGGACCAGCGTCGACAGTGGTCCTGCCACGCTCCCGGCCCACCCGTCTGGAGGTTCCGGGTATCGGGGTCGACCAGCGCGTCTTCGACGTCGGGCAGCAGGCGAATGGCGAGCTCGAGGTCCCCGAGGGGGACCAGGTGGACGACGTCGGCTGGTATCGGCAGTCCCCCACGCCCGGCCAGCTCGGCCCCGCGGTGCTCCTGGGACACGTCGATGGCGAGAGCGGCCCGTCGGTCTTCTACCGCCTCGGCGAGCTGACCGACGGGGATGAGGTCACGGTCCGCCGCGAGGACGGTCGCGACGCCACCTTCGAGGTCTACGACGTGCAGCGCTACCCCAAGGACGAGTTCCCCACCGAGGCGGTGTACGGCAACACCGAGGAGCCCGAGCTGCGGTTGATCACGTGCAGCGGGGACTTCGACTCCGAGACCGGGCACTACCTGGACAACACGGTCGTCTCGGCGCGCTTGGTCGGCTGA
- a CDS encoding SDR family NAD(P)-dependent oxidoreductase, with protein sequence MSGRHRRGELPALEPTGALALITGAAGGMGEHLAKGWCRRGGDVVLLDRDAEGLARVAAEIDAQAPAASVTTYPVDLADRTATDAVVAEVVETHPEITLLVNNAGVALGGTFEQTSPDDFDGLLEINLLAPIRITRAVLPFMLDNRRGHVVNTSSLFGLVGPAGQSAYSTSKFGLRGFSESLRSELASLGAPVGVTSVHPGGIRTGIARNARVAADVDPEEAARHQRAFAKMLSYPADQAAEEILEAAIARRPRLLIGKDAKALDILARVLPGRYWPVMQRLMGGATRR encoded by the coding sequence GTGAGCGGCAGGCACCGGCGCGGGGAGCTCCCCGCGCTGGAACCGACCGGTGCCCTGGCGCTGATCACCGGCGCCGCCGGCGGGATGGGCGAGCACCTGGCGAAGGGGTGGTGCCGCCGCGGCGGTGACGTCGTGCTGCTGGACCGGGACGCCGAGGGGCTGGCCCGGGTGGCCGCCGAGATCGACGCCCAGGCTCCGGCGGCGAGCGTGACCACCTACCCGGTGGACCTCGCCGACCGCACGGCCACCGACGCGGTGGTCGCCGAGGTGGTCGAGACTCACCCGGAGATCACGCTGCTGGTCAACAACGCCGGGGTGGCGCTCGGCGGCACCTTCGAGCAGACCTCGCCGGACGACTTCGACGGGTTGCTGGAGATCAACCTGCTGGCGCCGATCCGGATCACCCGGGCGGTGCTCCCCTTCATGCTCGACAACCGGCGCGGTCACGTCGTCAACACCTCGAGCCTCTTCGGGCTCGTCGGTCCGGCGGGGCAGTCGGCGTACTCGACGAGCAAGTTCGGGCTGCGCGGCTTCTCCGAGTCGCTGCGCAGCGAGCTCGCCTCGCTGGGTGCGCCGGTGGGGGTGACCAGCGTGCATCCCGGCGGGATCCGCACCGGGATCGCCCGCAACGCCCGGGTGGCCGCCGACGTCGACCCGGAGGAGGCGGCGCGGCACCAGCGCGCCTTCGCCAAGATGCTCTCCTACCCGGCGGACCAGGCGGCCGAGGAGATCCTCGAGGCGGCGATCGCGCGACGTCCGCGGCTGCTCATCGGCAAGGACGCCAAGGCGCTCGACATCCTCGCCCGGGTGCTACCCGGGCGGTACTGGCCGGTGATGCAGCGGCTCATGGGTGGCGCGACCCGACGCTGA
- a CDS encoding cupin domain-containing protein, which translates to MTVSSEPVDAGPNPFVVDIEAKTLENTNYRTTIWTGKNLQLTVMAIKPGDDIGLEVHEDHDQFIRVEEGRGRVQMGPAEDDLSFDREVGDDDIIMVPAGSWHNVTNIGDVDLKVYSLYGPPEHVHGRVHPTKADQDADPTED; encoded by the coding sequence ATGACCGTCTCGTCCGAACCCGTCGACGCCGGGCCGAACCCCTTCGTCGTCGACATCGAGGCCAAGACCCTCGAGAACACCAACTACCGGACCACCATCTGGACCGGGAAGAACCTCCAGCTGACCGTCATGGCGATCAAGCCCGGGGACGACATCGGGCTCGAGGTGCATGAGGACCACGACCAGTTCATCCGTGTCGAGGAGGGTCGCGGCCGGGTGCAGATGGGCCCGGCCGAGGACGACCTCTCCTTCGACCGCGAGGTCGGCGACGACGACATCATAATGGTGCCGGCCGGGTCGTGGCACAACGTCACGAACATCGGCGACGTCGACCTCAAGGTCTACAGCCTCTACGGGCCGCCGGAGCACGTCCACGGCCGGGTGCACCCGACCAAGGCCGACCAGGACGCCGACCCCACCGAGGACTGA